The nucleotide sequence AATAAAGCTCATTGGCAATTCTCAGATATAAAGGCATATCCAAAGAATTATGATGAGTTGCAAATGGCCTCGCAGCAGCTCCCCCATGCACCGCTTGCAATATCGGTGTCTCTACCTCTAACCAGCCGTGATCATCAAAATACCTCCTCATATTGGAGATGATCTTTGTTCTGGTTATAAAAGTATTTTTTACTTCTGGATTAACTGTCAAATCGACATAGCGTTGACGATACCTCAATTCAGGGTCAGTAAAACCATCAAACACATTTCCTTGCTCATCTCTCTTCACCACAGGTAGAGGTTTAATAGACTTAGAAAGCAAAGTAAGCTCAGTCACATGAAGAGAAATTTCCCCTGTCTGAGTGGTGAAAATATATCCTTTTACACCTATAAAGTCACCAATTCCCAAGAGCTTTTTGAAGACTGTATTATAAAAGGTTTTGTCTTCACCGGGACAAATATCATCCCTTCTGACATAAATCTGCAACCTTCCTGAAGCATCTTGAATTTCAGCAAATGATGCTGAGCCCATAATCCTTCTGCTCATCAAACGACCAGCTATAGAAACATCCTTATAGTCATTTTTATTATTTTCATAATTTTTGTGGATGTCCTTAGAAGTGACATTTACAGGAAACTTAATTGCAGGATATGGATCTATCCCCATTTTTATCAAGGCTTCCCTGTCTTTTCTTCTTTCTATCTCTTGTTCGCTCAGTAATTGCATAGACTTGGATATATTAATTTTTATTTTTTAATGGCCGCTCTTCGTGCCATTTCTTTCTTTATCAATTCAAACTCTCGACTACTCTGCCCGGAAACACTGGTGTTTTCTGCAGCTCTTCTATATAAATAAGGCATCACCTTTTCCACTGGACCATAAGGCACATATTTGGCCACATTGTATCCTGCAAAAGCCAGATTATAAGAAATATTATCGCTCATACCGTAAAGCTGAGCGAAAAACACCCTATCATCAGAAGGCTTGACCCCATATAAATTCATGAGCTCTGTCAAAATGATATTGCTCAATTCATTATGAGAACCGCTCACTAAATAAATACCCTGCTTATTCTCCATACAGAATTTCAATGCATCATTATAAGCATTGTCTGAATCCTCCTTGGTTTCATGAATAGGGCTTGGATATTTATTATCCTCTGCTCTCTCCCTTTCTTTCTCCATATAGGCTCCCCTTACAAGTTTAGCACCTATATAATACCCCTTCTCCTCTGACTCTGCATAAGCCTGCTTTAATAGTCCCAACATATCCTTTCGATACATCTGGTAAGTGTTATAGACTATGGCTTTTTCACGATTGTACTTTTCCATCGCCTCATAGGTCATATCATCTATCACATCCTGGAACCAACTTTCCTCCCCATCTATCATGATCTTTACATCATGTTCATGGGCTGCCTTACATAAACTGTCTACCCTGGCCCTTGTTTTTTCAAATGCCATAGCTTCTCTCTCAGAAAGTTGCTTTCCTTCCTGAACCTTAGTCATAATCTTGGAGGACCCTAAACCTGTTACCTTAAACACCGTGAAAGGTATTTCCTTAGCTCCTGCAGACCTTTCTATGGTACTGAGGATTTCATCACGTGTAAAGTCATAACTTTTTTCTGTCCCTTTCCCCTCTACTGAGTAATCCAGAATAGTCCCTATTCCATATCGCTCTAACTCCTTGATAGACTTTTTACAATCTTCAATGCTCTCTCCCCCACAAAAGTGGCCAAACATTGTTTTTTTCATGATCCCTTTTACCGGCAGTCTCAGTTTAAATGCTACATCTGCTAGGCTTGTCCCCAGCTTCACAGCCATATTACTGTCCATGACGGCAAATATCAGGTACATTTTTCTGAGCTCCACATCCGTCCTGGATGAAAAGGCTATTTCAGTATTTTCAAAAGAAATATTGGGCTTAGTATTCATCATTTTGAATCAAGGTGCAAATATATTAAAAAAACGTCTATTGACTTTAATTTTATTCCCTATATATAAGATGCAAGAAACTTGCCATTCTAAGCTATAAATAATCTCATACAATAGCCTCATACATACCTTACACCTTAACTGCCAATACTTTTAGAATTCCAATAAAGAAAATCCAAAAAACTCAAAACAGGATTTCAAAAAACACAATACCTAACCTTTAAACACAATAGATAATACTGAAATAAACCAATGCAATTACCTTAAAATAATTGGCTTTTTTTAAAGTATTCACAATGCTAAGGAGGAAAAGTAGAATATTATAAAAAATTAATTCATGTTTTATTGGTTATTTAAAATCAAGCCCTTACTTTTGGGCCAATGATTAAACAAGCAGCTACATATTTTATTTTCTTTTTCTTTTACTTTCGACCTCAAGGCCGAATCGGAGCTGCTTATTGTCTGGATAAAAAATAAAATTCATACATAAACCAAAAAGCCCGATTCGAAAGAGTCGGGCTTTTTTATTTCAATCAAACAAATGAAAGATCACTTAAAAACGTCAGAATGGGGCTTAGGACTTAACGGTCATGTAATTATCGCGGGGCCTTGTAGTGCAGAAACTCCTGAGCAAGTTGAAAAAGTTTGCCTGGAAATGAAAAAAGAGAACATCATTCCTTCAATGTTCCGTGCTGGAATATGGAAGCCAAGAACCAGACCAGGAAGCTTCGAGGGAATCGGTGAAGATGGCCTTAAGTGGATGGAGATTGTTAGAAATCACCTTAACATCCCTATCACTACTGAAGTTGGTAACACTGCTCACGTTGAGTTAGCCCTTAAGCACAAAGTAGATGTACTTTGGATCGGTGCAAGAACTACCGTTAACCCTTTTGCTGTACAGGAAATTGCTGAAGCACTAAGAGGCACAGATATTCCAGTGATGGTTAAAAACCCAATGAATCCGGACCTTCAGCTTTGGATCGGTGCTTTGGAAAGACTTCACGCAGTAGGCATCAACAAACTAGCTGCTATCCACAGAGGATTCAGCGATGCTTACGACAAGCGTTTCAGAAATAAGCCAAACTGGTCAATGCCAATCCACTTGAAAAGAGAATGGAAAGGCATGGAAGTGATCAATGACCCTAGCCATATCGTAGGTAAAAGAGATGGTATCTTGGAAGTTTCCCAAAGAGCTATCAACTTCGGCCTGGACGGTTTGATGATCGAAACTCACCATGATCCAGACAACGCATGGAGTGATGCCAAACAACAAGTTACTCCTGCCCAGTTGAAAGAAATCCTCTCTAAAATTGATTTCAAGAACACCTTGGATACACAGAATCCAGATGAACAGCTTAACGACCTAAGAACTGCCGTTGACCACCTTGACGATCAATTATTGGATCTATTTGCAGAAAGATTCTCCGTAATCGATCAAATCGGCGCACACAAAAGAGAACACAAGCTCACCGTATTTCAGTCTGACAGATGGAAAAACGTAATGGAGTCCAGAACTGAAAAAGGTGTTAAAAAAGGCATGAGTGAAAAATTCATGAAGGAATTGCTTTTTACTATTCATGAGGAATCTGTGAAAAGACAAGAAAAACAACTTAGAGAAGGTGACGCTGTAAAAAAAGAAGCGTAAAAAATTATTTATATATAAAGTATCAATCCCTTGGAATCAATAATTTTCTCGACTCAAATTGCTGCAGACCTAGAGCGGTACCTAAAAACAAAGAGCTTTTCCAAACTAGGCCTAATAGCTGATAGCAATACCTATCAAGCTTGTTATCCACTGATCCAGGAAATCCTCCCTGAGCATGAGCATTTCCAGTTCAAAGCAGGAGAAGTCAACAAGACTTTGACCACCTGCACTGAAATATGGCAATGGATGACTGATTGTGGGTTTGACAGAAAATCACTGATCATCAATTTAGGAGGTGGAGTAACTGGAGATATGGGTGGATTTTGTGCCAGCACCTATAAGCGTGGCGTAAAATTCATCAATATCCCCACCTCCCTTCTTTCTCAGGTGGATGCCAGTGTAGGCGGAAAACTTGGAGTGGACTTTAATGGTTTCAAAAACCATATCGGTGTATTCAATGAACCTGAAACTGTTATCATTTCAGACGTATTTCTGAAAACACTACCCGTACCTGAATTAAGGTCTGGTTATGCAGAAGTCATCAAGCACGGTTTGATCCAAAACGCCAATTATTTCAATAGCTTGAAGATTGACAACTGGGAGAACCAAAGCTGGAAGGACATCATAGAAAAGTCCGTACAAATTAAGAAAGAAGTAGTCACCAAGGACCCAAAGGAAGAAGGCTTAAGAAAAATCCTCAATTTCGGACATACCGTGGGACATGCAGTAGAGTCATTCTATCTGGATACAGAAAGACACCTTTTGCACGGAGAAGCCATTGCCATCGGTATGATTGCCGAAGCATATCTTTCCCATAAACACATCAGATTACCTAAGGAAGACTTGGACACCATTACCGAAACATTGCTTAAGGTTTTTGGCAAAGTGGAAATCCCCAATAAAGACCTTGACGCCATTGCGCAACTTTGCTTCCAGGACAAAAAGAATGATGGAAAAACCATCAACTGTTCCTTGCTAAATAAAATAGGTGAATGTGATTATAATATTGCAGTGAGCCTTGAGGACATCATCTCTTCCTTGAATTTTTACAATTCACAACACCCATGAACAAAATCACACTAAGCACCAAAGCCAGCTTTGGAGAAGTAAACATCCCTTTGCCATCTTCAAAAAGCGAAAGCAACCGGGTTCTGATTATTGACGCCTTGACTAAGGGAGGCAATCATATTTCCAACCTAGCTGAAGCCAGAGACACTCAAACAATGATCCGATTATTGGAAGAGGATCCGGATATTCTGGATGTCTTGGATGCGGGGACTACCATGAGGTTCTTGACGGCTTATGCTGCTCTTACGAATAGAAACAAAACTTTGACCGGTACTCCTAGGATGTGCGAGCGCCCCATAGGCATTTTGGTGGATGCATTGAGAAGCCTTGGAGCTGAAATAGAATACAAAGGCAAAGAGGGCTACCCTCCAATGGAAACCAAAGGCTTCTCCAAACAGTTGACTAATCACATCAAAATCAGAGGAGATGTAAGTAGCCAATACATATCTGCACTGGTCATGAACGCTCCGCTACTGCCTGATGGTTTAACTTTAGAGTTAACAGGGAAAATAGGGTCCAGGACATATATAGAAATGACCCTGAAATTGATGGAGCAATTTGGCATCCAATATAGTTTTGAAGAAAACATTATAAAAGTCGCTCATCAAGATTACCACAACACTAATTTTGCTGTAGAAAGCGATTGGTCAGGAGCAAGTTATTGGTTCAGTCTCTTGGCTTGTGCAGATGAGGGGCAGTTCTTCCTTAAAGGGCTTAAAAAAGACAGTTTACAAGGAGACTCAAAGATAGTGGAGATCATGGATCACTTAGGGATAAACAGTGAATTTAACGAAGAGGGCATACAATTGACCAAGAAAGCAGTATGCGGCTTGGAAAGTTTTGATTTCACCCATTGTCCTGACTTAGCTCAAACTGTGGCTGTAACCTGCGCATTAATTGGACAGACAAGTAAATTCACCGGCTTGGAAAGCCTAAGAATCAAGGAAACAGACCGTATTTTCGCTCTACAACAGGAATTGGCTAAATTCAACGCCAAATTGGTAGAAGGAGAAAATGAGGTATTCACACTTATACCTTCCACTGGCATTCCTGCTGAAGTCAACATCAGCACCTACGATGACCATCGCATGGCCATGGCCTTTATGCCTTTGGCTACTAAAACCAAGGTCTCCTTCGATGACATGGAAGTAGTCAACAAATCCTACCCGAGCTTTTGGAAACATTGCCAATTGGCCGGACTGGAAACCATATAAAATTGATTGCTGCCTGACCTTAAAAAGTCAGGCAGTTTTCTTTCATGTCATTTTTTATGGAATAAAGGCATCGATTGTTTTTGACTTTCTGGCATCCTTCATCTAATTTCACAACAAAAAAATCAGCGGTTCACCGCCCAATCCTCAACAACTACTAAATTGAAAGCAACCCAAGAAAAAGTAGCCATACAAGGTATCAAAGGTTCATACCATTATCAGGTGGCCCGTACTACTTTTGGACCAGAGGCAGAAATACTGGAATGCCTGACCTTCACGGAACTGGTCAGGAAAATCACCACTGAGGAAGCCACCATCGGTGTATTAGCATTGGAAAACTCCATCGCAGGAGCCATCTTGCCGAATTATGACCTTATGGATAGAAATAACCTCAGAATAACTGGTGAATTCTATCTTCCCATCTCCCATCAACTTATGGCATGGCCGGGACAGAGCATCCAAGAAATCCAAGAGGTTCGCTCCCATCCAATGGCCCTATTACAGTGTAAAGCTTTTTTTGAAGAGTACCCTCATATCCGTTTGGTAGAAGATTTGGATACTGCATCAGTAGCGAAGACCATCCATGAAGAACAGCTAAAAGGAGTAGCGGCTATTGCCGGTAAATCAGCTGCTGAATTTTATAAGTTGGACATTTTGGCCTCTGACATTCAAACCATCAAAAACAATATTACCCGTTTTTGCATAGTCACCAAGGAAAAGGAACAAGTTCCAGCAGAAGGATTTGACAAAGTTTCTCTTAAATTAGTCATTCAAAATGAAAAGGGGAGCTTGGCCAAAGTACTCAACATCATGAGTAAAAACAATCTTGACCTTTCAAAAATCCAATCCCTGCCAGTTATTGATAAACCATGGCATTATGCCTTCTTCATAGATTTAATTTTTGAGAAACTTTCCGATTATCAAACGGCCATGCAGCAAATCCAAGATGCAGGCCATCAGATCAAAATCATGGGAGAGTACAAAAACACCAAAATTGCCTAAACATGATCCAAGCAGCCAATCGCCTGAACAAGGTCAAGGAATACTATTTTTCCAAAAAATTAAGAGAAGTGGCCAGGTTAAAATCAGAAGGTCATGACATTATCAATATGGGAATAGGAAGTCCTGACCTTCCTCCACATCCTTCAGTAATAGAAGCATTAAATAACACCAGTAAGCTGGACAACTCCCATGGCTACCAAAGCTATCAGGGGATTCCGGCACTAAGGGAAGCCATTGCTTCATTCTATGAAAAACATTATGGTGTCAATCTGGACCCGGCTCATGAAATTCTACCCATGATGGGATCCAAGGAAGCCATCATGCACATTTCCATGGCTTACTTGAATCCCGGTGACAAGGTGCTTATCCCAAACCCAGGCTACCCTACCTATACTTCTGTAACAGAATTGGTGGGAGCTGAAGCTATCTATTATGATCTTAAGGGAGAACACCAATGGCTGCCAGATATGGATCAGCTAGAGGAATTCGCTAGCCAAGGAATTAAATTGATGTGGATCAATTACCCCCATATGCCTACTGGTGCAAACGCCAATAAAACTACACTAAAACAGTTGGTGGATTTTGCTATAAAACACCAAATCCTATTGGTTAACGACAATCCATACAGCTTTATATTAACGGAGGAACACCTCAGTATTTTAAGCATTGAGGGAGCAAAGGAAATCGCTTTGGAATTAAACTCATTGAGCAAAACGTATAATATGCCGGGTTGGAGAGTAGGAATGCTCTGTGGAGACAGCCATTTTGTAAAAGAAGTCTTAAAGGTGAAAAGCAATATGGACTCAGGTATGTTCCTGGGCATCCAACAAGGGGCCATTGCCGCATTAAGCCTAGACAACTCCTGGTTTGAACAGATGAACAACATCTACCAAAAAAGAAGGGAATTGATATGGAAACTAGCAGAAAGAATTGGTGCTGTATGTGACAAAAAAAGCTCTGGTATGTTTGTATGGGCAAAGCTTGCAGATAGAACAGACCCACACTCCTTGGTTGACAAACTATTGTATGAAAACCAAATATTCATTACACCCGGAGATATCTTTGGCAGCAATGGCAATGGATATATCAGGTTTTCACTTTGCGTGCCGGAAGATATTATTCAAAAAGCATTCGAGAGAATAAATAGCGCTTGGACCAAATAAACTAATCATCATGAGGAAAATACACATAATAGGCCTTGGCCTTTTGGGCGGCTCCTTTTCATTGGGATTAAGAGCAGCGCTACCTAACCTGACTATTACGGGTATGGACCATAATCAAACTCACCTAGATCAAGCCCTTAGTTTAGGGATTATTGATGAAGCAAAAGCAACTCCTGACCGGGACACTGATATTGTGGTAGTGGCCATACCGGTACATACAATCATTCCTGTTCTAGAAGATTTATTGGACAAGGTCAGTGAACAAACCCTCATCATGGACTTTGGATCCACAAAGGAAAATATCTGTGCCAGTCTCGAGGATCACCCTAAAAGGAAAAACTTTCTTGCAGCTCACCCAATAGCAGGTACAGAATACTCAGGCCCAAGCGCTGCTTTTCCAGGCTTGCTACAAGACAAAATCATGATCCTTTGCGAACTGGAGAAAACAGACCTGCACCTTAAGTCCAAAGCCTATACAGCATTTGAAGCCCTCAACATGAAGATTAGGTTCATGGAACCACATGAACATGACAATCAACTGGCATTTGTTTCCCACCTTTCCCATATCAGCTCTTTTATGCTCGGCAAAACCGTGCTTGATAAAATGCAAGATGATAAAAACATCCTTGATATGGCTGGAAGTGGCTTTGCCTCCACGGTAAGGCTAGCAAAAAGCTCTCCTGACATGTGGGCCCCCATACTTCAGGAAAATAAAGACAATGTGCTAGAAGCTCTCAATGGCTATATCAGAAACCTAACAGAATTCAGGGATCATTTGGCTTATGAACAATTTGAAGACCTGCGTAAAATAATGAAAAAGACCAATCAGATTGGGGAAATTTTAGATCTGAAAAGTTAGACCAATCGCTTTGACAGTGATTTGAAATAAGCAGGCGCATATTGCAGCCGGCTACCATACCAAGAAAACATTTCACCATCCACCAAAACCACTTTACTATGCGGAAACAGCTTCTGGAAGACATCCAAATGTGTTTCTTTAAACGGAAATGGTTCAGAGCTTAGAAAAATGAAATCTGGATTGAGGTCTTCGATTTCTTCTATTTTTAAACTAGGGTATCTTTCACTTTCCAATACATTCTCAAGCCCGTTCCATTTAAGCATCTCATCTATAAAAGTCTTTTTTCCTACGCCGATAATCGGTTCCTGCCAGATCAGGTACAGCACTGTACCTATTCGCGCCACTCTTTTCAACCAGTCTTGCTGTATTTTACCAATTAACTTCTGAGCTTCTCCCTCTTTACCTGTCAGTGCTCCAATATCGGATATCATTTTAAAAGCATCCGACAAATTATAAATATCACTCATCCATACAGGAAACCTCTGCTCCAATATTTCAATACCCTCTCTGTAGTTTTCTTCCTTATTACCGATAATCAAATCAGGTTCTAGAGCCTTAATCACCTCAAACTTGAATTGCTTAGTCCCACCTATAATGGTTTTTTTCTCTTTTAAGCCCTTGGGACGAACACAAAATTTGGTAAGACCGACCAGTTGATCTTCCAAACCTAAATCCACCAACAATTCCGTCTGGGAAGGCACCAAGGAAACAATTCGCTTTGGCATTTTTGCAAGCGTTACCTCCCTCCCCATTTGATCTTTATAAAGCTCTTTCACCATTTTTCATCCAATTTAATACTAAAAAACATTCCTACTCAAGTCCACCCCACAAATATAAACACGTCAGCTAGCAAGAATCGCGCCCCCTGCTAAATAACATAGTTGAACTAAAAAAGACCAAAATCACCCTTATCGAAATTTATTGCTGCATAACACAGAAAACAGCAGTACACAAAAAAATCCCTGAAAAATTCAGGGATTTTTTTAATACCAATTAACCGCATAAAGAAATTTGTTCGCTACTTTTTCTCTGAAAATCCTATTTGGAAACCCCAAGAATCCGCTTGCAACATTTAACGCTTTCAAAAAACAAATTTATCGAAAGGAGTTATGGCACAATTTATAATAAAAAGGAATATAATAAAAATTACCTTTCAATTTATTTAAAACCAATTTTCGTTTTATTGTTTTTCATATAAAAATAAGATCGAATCATCTCACAAATGGCACACCTTCTCTATTTATTCAGGACAATGAGGCACTGCCTCTCCGCCCTGCTGAGCTGAAATTTCACATTAAAGCCGATAATTAGGATCAACGATTTATTTAAACAAAAACAGGAAATTCTTGTAGCTGTTTGTAAGCCCCTGATTTTTGATCATACTGTAAGCAGATATGTTCTAACCCATTACTGATCGCCATAAATTCAGCCCCGATCGTCTTATTGTATACACATACTTGCTCCACCACCTTTTGGTTTAATTTTACTTCAGGAGCTTTGCATTCAACCAAGAAAAAAGGCTTCCCCTCCCGATTAAGCACCAAAATATCGAAACGTTTGTTCAGCTTATTATACTTCAGTCCCCTCTCTAATGAAAATAAGCTTTTGGGGTATTTCTTATAGCTGACTAAATAAAAAATGATATGCTGTCTCACCCATTCTTCAGGAGTCAAAACCAAATATTTCTTTCTTAATGAATCAAAAACACATAACTTCCCATTCTCAGAAGAAAACTGAAAGTTCGTAGTTGGCAAATTAAGAGGCTTATTCAAAAAAGGGTAATCGGCTGCTGTCATGCTGCAAATATCACTGCTTCAAAATGGAAATAAAACTAACCTTAAAAAAAATGAAACCATCTGCTTCAAAATTTTTGTTATCAGGTCTTACTTTTTTGATTTTTGCTTGCCAAGAGAAACAAGCTGTTGACCTTATCATCCATAATGCGGTCATTTACACTGTTGATAAGGATTTTTCAAAAATCGAGGCTATGGCTATTTCAGAGGGAAAATTTCTGGACTTAGGTAGCAATAATGAAATATTGGAGCAATACGAAGCCCCCAACACCTATGACCTCAACGGCCAGTTTATTTATCCAGGATTTATAGATTCCCATGCCCATTTCTACAGGTATGGAACGAGTCTAAAAATCGTCAACTTAGTCGACTCGAAATCTCCAGAGGAAATGCTGGAAAGGGTAAAAGCACATAGAAAAAATCACCCTAACCAAGCTTGGATTTTAGGAAGAGGATGGGATCAAAATCAATGGGAAGAAAAAATCTTTCCCAACAAATCCGCACTTGACCAAGCCTTTCCTAATACCCCGGTCCTACTGACCAGGATAGACGGTCATGCCGCACTAGCCAATCAAAAAGCGTTGGATATGGGAGGTGTCCATGAAAACACAGAAATCCTAGGAGGTAAAGTCATTACTAGTAACGGAAAGACCACAGGACTTCTAGTAGATAATGCTATTGAGATGGTCAGCGCTAAAATCCCTGACATTAGCGAAGCAGAATCACGACAAGCATTAATGGACGCTCAAAAAAATTGCTTTGAAGTAGGCCTGACTTCCGTCGTCGACGCAGGAATAGACAAGGAAACCATTGAACTAATGGAAACCATGCAAAGTGAGGGACTACTTAAAATGAGAATTTATGCTATGGTCAACCCCACGGCAGAAAACAAAGCTTATTATTTTGAGAGGGGTCCCTACCAAGACGAGTCCATAACCGTAAGAAGCTTTAAGATATACGGAGATGGCGCTCTAGGATCGCGAGGGGCTTCCCTATTGGCTCCATACCATGACAGACCTGGCGAAATTGGTTTTCTACTCAACACCTATGAAAACTTCTTGAGTACTGCTGAGGAAATCCATGACCATGGATTCCAAATGAATACTCATTGCATAGGAGATTCGGCCAACAGGACTTTGCTAGACATATATGCCAAAGTTTTAAAAGGGAAAAATGACATGAGATGGAGAATAGAACATGCTCAGGTTGTCAGCCCTAAAGACCTCAGTAAATTTGCTAAATACAATATTA is from Echinicola marina and encodes:
- a CDS encoding prephenate dehydratase; the protein is MKATQEKVAIQGIKGSYHYQVARTTFGPEAEILECLTFTELVRKITTEEATIGVLALENSIAGAILPNYDLMDRNNLRITGEFYLPISHQLMAWPGQSIQEIQEVRSHPMALLQCKAFFEEYPHIRLVEDLDTASVAKTIHEEQLKGVAAIAGKSAAEFYKLDILASDIQTIKNNITRFCIVTKEKEQVPAEGFDKVSLKLVIQNEKGSLAKVLNIMSKNNLDLSKIQSLPVIDKPWHYAFFIDLIFEKLSDYQTAMQQIQDAGHQIKIMGEYKNTKIA
- a CDS encoding pyridoxal phosphate-dependent aminotransferase produces the protein MIQAANRLNKVKEYYFSKKLREVARLKSEGHDIINMGIGSPDLPPHPSVIEALNNTSKLDNSHGYQSYQGIPALREAIASFYEKHYGVNLDPAHEILPMMGSKEAIMHISMAYLNPGDKVLIPNPGYPTYTSVTELVGAEAIYYDLKGEHQWLPDMDQLEEFASQGIKLMWINYPHMPTGANANKTTLKQLVDFAIKHQILLVNDNPYSFILTEEHLSILSIEGAKEIALELNSLSKTYNMPGWRVGMLCGDSHFVKEVLKVKSNMDSGMFLGIQQGAIAALSLDNSWFEQMNNIYQKRRELIWKLAERIGAVCDKKSSGMFVWAKLADRTDPHSLVDKLLYENQIFITPGDIFGSNGNGYIRFSLCVPEDIIQKAFERINSAWTK
- a CDS encoding ABC transporter substrate-binding protein; its protein translation is MVKELYKDQMGREVTLAKMPKRIVSLVPSQTELLVDLGLEDQLVGLTKFCVRPKGLKEKKTIIGGTKQFKFEVIKALEPDLIIGNKEENYREGIEILEQRFPVWMSDIYNLSDAFKMISDIGALTGKEGEAQKLIGKIQQDWLKRVARIGTVLYLIWQEPIIGVGKKTFIDEMLKWNGLENVLESERYPSLKIEEIEDLNPDFIFLSSEPFPFKETHLDVFQKLFPHSKVVLVDGEMFSWYGSRLQYAPAYFKSLSKRLV
- a CDS encoding prephenate dehydrogenase, producing MRKIHIIGLGLLGGSFSLGLRAALPNLTITGMDHNQTHLDQALSLGIIDEAKATPDRDTDIVVVAIPVHTIIPVLEDLLDKVSEQTLIMDFGSTKENICASLEDHPKRKNFLAAHPIAGTEYSGPSAAFPGLLQDKIMILCELEKTDLHLKSKAYTAFEALNMKIRFMEPHEHDNQLAFVSHLSHISSFMLGKTVLDKMQDDKNILDMAGSGFASTVRLAKSSPDMWAPILQENKDNVLEALNGYIRNLTEFRDHLAYEQFEDLRKIMKKTNQIGEILDLKS
- a CDS encoding chorismate mutase; translation: MKDHLKTSEWGLGLNGHVIIAGPCSAETPEQVEKVCLEMKKENIIPSMFRAGIWKPRTRPGSFEGIGEDGLKWMEIVRNHLNIPITTEVGNTAHVELALKHKVDVLWIGARTTVNPFAVQEIAEALRGTDIPVMVKNPMNPDLQLWIGALERLHAVGINKLAAIHRGFSDAYDKRFRNKPNWSMPIHLKREWKGMEVINDPSHIVGKRDGILEVSQRAINFGLDGLMIETHHDPDNAWSDAKQQVTPAQLKEILSKIDFKNTLDTQNPDEQLNDLRTAVDHLDDQLLDLFAERFSVIDQIGAHKREHKLTVFQSDRWKNVMESRTEKGVKKGMSEKFMKELLFTIHEESVKRQEKQLREGDAVKKEA
- a CDS encoding amidohydrolase; the encoded protein is MKPSASKFLLSGLTFLIFACQEKQAVDLIIHNAVIYTVDKDFSKIEAMAISEGKFLDLGSNNEILEQYEAPNTYDLNGQFIYPGFIDSHAHFYRYGTSLKIVNLVDSKSPEEMLERVKAHRKNHPNQAWILGRGWDQNQWEEKIFPNKSALDQAFPNTPVLLTRIDGHAALANQKALDMGGVHENTEILGGKVITSNGKTTGLLVDNAIEMVSAKIPDISEAESRQALMDAQKNCFEVGLTSVVDAGIDKETIELMETMQSEGLLKMRIYAMVNPTAENKAYYFERGPYQDESITVRSFKIYGDGALGSRGASLLAPYHDRPGEIGFLLNTYENFLSTAEEIHDHGFQMNTHCIGDSANRTLLDIYAKVLKGKNDMRWRIEHAQVVSPKDLSKFAKYNIIPSVQPTHATSDMYWAEDRLGPERIKTAYIFKELLDQNGKIALGSDFPVESINPLYGFHAAVSRQDANNWPEKGFQPENELSREEALKGMTLWAAFANFEEQLKGSIEKGKLADFVILKRDLMTAPETTLRNLNIQATYLGGEKVY
- a CDS encoding 3-phosphoshikimate 1-carboxyvinyltransferase; amino-acid sequence: MNKITLSTKASFGEVNIPLPSSKSESNRVLIIDALTKGGNHISNLAEARDTQTMIRLLEEDPDILDVLDAGTTMRFLTAYAALTNRNKTLTGTPRMCERPIGILVDALRSLGAEIEYKGKEGYPPMETKGFSKQLTNHIKIRGDVSSQYISALVMNAPLLPDGLTLELTGKIGSRTYIEMTLKLMEQFGIQYSFEENIIKVAHQDYHNTNFAVESDWSGASYWFSLLACADEGQFFLKGLKKDSLQGDSKIVEIMDHLGINSEFNEEGIQLTKKAVCGLESFDFTHCPDLAQTVAVTCALIGQTSKFTGLESLRIKETDRIFALQQELAKFNAKLVEGENEVFTLIPSTGIPAEVNISTYDDHRMAMAFMPLATKTKVSFDDMEVVNKSYPSFWKHCQLAGLETI
- a CDS encoding proline dehydrogenase family protein, producing MNTKPNISFENTEIAFSSRTDVELRKMYLIFAVMDSNMAVKLGTSLADVAFKLRLPVKGIMKKTMFGHFCGGESIEDCKKSIKELERYGIGTILDYSVEGKGTEKSYDFTRDEILSTIERSAGAKEIPFTVFKVTGLGSSKIMTKVQEGKQLSEREAMAFEKTRARVDSLCKAAHEHDVKIMIDGEESWFQDVIDDMTYEAMEKYNREKAIVYNTYQMYRKDMLGLLKQAYAESEEKGYYIGAKLVRGAYMEKERERAEDNKYPSPIHETKEDSDNAYNDALKFCMENKQGIYLVSGSHNELSNIILTELMNLYGVKPSDDRVFFAQLYGMSDNISYNLAFAGYNVAKYVPYGPVEKVMPYLYRRAAENTSVSGQSSREFELIKKEMARRAAIKK
- the aroB gene encoding 3-dehydroquinate synthase; the protein is MESIIFSTQIAADLERYLKTKSFSKLGLIADSNTYQACYPLIQEILPEHEHFQFKAGEVNKTLTTCTEIWQWMTDCGFDRKSLIINLGGGVTGDMGGFCASTYKRGVKFINIPTSLLSQVDASVGGKLGVDFNGFKNHIGVFNEPETVIISDVFLKTLPVPELRSGYAEVIKHGLIQNANYFNSLKIDNWENQSWKDIIEKSVQIKKEVVTKDPKEEGLRKILNFGHTVGHAVESFYLDTERHLLHGEAIAIGMIAEAYLSHKHIRLPKEDLDTITETLLKVFGKVEIPNKDLDAIAQLCFQDKKNDGKTINCSLLNKIGECDYNIAVSLEDIISSLNFYNSQHP
- a CDS encoding type I restriction enzyme HsdR N-terminal domain-containing protein; translation: MPTTNFQFSSENGKLCVFDSLRKKYLVLTPEEWVRQHIIFYLVSYKKYPKSLFSLERGLKYNKLNKRFDILVLNREGKPFFLVECKAPEVKLNQKVVEQVCVYNKTIGAEFMAISNGLEHICLQYDQKSGAYKQLQEFPVFV